One Chroococcidiopsis sp. TS-821 genomic window carries:
- a CDS encoding UPF0182 family protein → MSKTFGKRIFSPLAILIGAWIVIELVTRFIGEWLWFQEVGYLSVFLIRLRTQIGLWALVFFPSVAFLFGNLAIAQRLKYSKYELTQTTRRDSYPSPKSFGLRWLLTLILLLCVLVGLILGYYLYELLSIWQPQFRVPPVFQLQSWLPIVHFFQQIGQSLPFPIPYWQVIVIVGLSLALGLGGLSTAILAGPYFWLRLIALVISLSIALITAYRWDTVLKYFYPTSFNEVDPLFERDISFYVFSLPVWELLRFWILGLSLYGLVAVTLTYLLAGNTLSQGKFPGFSLAQIRHLDILGSFVCGAVALHYWLGRYGLLYSTRGATYGASFTDVTVDYPVYTALSLGSAAISLILIWQAIFSTNRRSPWRPLRLGGSFISGAVLYVTVIAIATYTVPTIVQRLVVEPNELARETPYIQRSIAYTRQAFDLTRIEVETFNPQPTLTAADLEENDLTIRNIRLWDTRPLLETNRQLQQIRTYYSFPYADIDRYTLLSTVPGETTERRQTIIAARELDYNAIPPQAQTWVNQHLVYTHGYGFTLSPVNTVAPGGLPDYFIQNIGVDGEDGALEIANEQIRASVPIGQPRIYYGEITNNYIMTGTRVQELDYPSGNENVYTTYDGRGGIGIGAFWRRLLFAQYLKDWQMLLTQDFTPQTRLLFRRNIRHRVQAIAPFLRYDRDPYLVAADGGNTTLTGENTYLYWIIDAYTTSDRYPYSDPVADDFNYIRNSVKVVIDAYNGSVDFYIADPTDPIIHTISAIFPGFLKPLEAMPAALRSHIRYPIDLFSTQAEHLLAYHMIDAQVFYNREDLWRIPTEIYGTQPQPVQPYFLITRIPTEETEEFILLIPFNPVLRPNLIGWLAARSDGEQYGRLLLYEFPKQLLVFGPEQVEARINQDPVISQQISLWNRQGSRVIQGNLLVIPIEESLLYVEPLYLEAEENSLPTFVRVIVAYENRIVMAETLQQALDGIFQPETTPATPIIRPVEEN, encoded by the coding sequence ATGTCTAAAACTTTCGGGAAACGCATTTTTTCGCCACTGGCAATTCTCATCGGCGCGTGGATAGTTATTGAGCTAGTCACGCGGTTTATTGGTGAGTGGCTGTGGTTTCAGGAAGTTGGTTATTTATCCGTTTTTCTCATCCGGTTGCGGACGCAGATAGGATTGTGGGCGCTTGTCTTTTTTCCTTCGGTGGCGTTTTTGTTTGGCAATTTAGCGATCGCGCAACGTCTCAAATATTCCAAGTACGAACTTACTCAAACAACGAGGAGAGATAGCTACCCATCACCAAAAAGCTTCGGTCTGCGCTGGCTACTCACGCTTATTCTTTTGTTATGCGTGTTGGTGGGATTAATCCTGGGGTACTACTTGTATGAATTATTGAGTATTTGGCAGCCTCAATTTCGCGTTCCACCAGTCTTCCAATTACAATCATGGTTGCCTATTGTTCACTTCTTCCAACAAATCGGGCAATCACTGCCATTTCCCATTCCCTATTGGCAAGTTATTGTCATTGTAGGATTGTCGCTGGCTTTGGGTTTGGGAGGTTTGAGTACAGCAATTTTAGCAGGTCCGTATTTTTGGTTAAGACTGATCGCCCTTGTAATTAGTTTAAGTATTGCCCTCATCACTGCGTATCGTTGGGATACAGTCTTGAAGTACTTCTATCCCACCAGTTTTAATGAAGTCGATCCGCTATTCGAGCGCGATATCAGCTTTTATGTGTTTTCGCTACCAGTCTGGGAACTCTTGCGATTTTGGATTTTAGGATTGTCTCTGTACGGTTTAGTCGCAGTTACTTTAACTTATCTACTCGCAGGCAATACACTAAGCCAAGGTAAATTTCCAGGATTTTCCCTAGCGCAAATTCGTCATCTAGACATTTTAGGTAGCTTTGTTTGTGGGGCAGTTGCGCTGCATTATTGGTTGGGACGTTACGGACTACTTTACTCTACGCGTGGTGCTACCTATGGTGCAAGCTTTACAGACGTTACCGTTGATTACCCAGTTTACACCGCGCTCAGTCTAGGTTCAGCCGCAATTTCGCTCATCTTAATTTGGCAAGCCATTTTCTCCACCAACAGGCGTTCTCCTTGGCGTCCTTTGCGCCTTGGGGGTTCGTTTATTTCTGGCGCGGTTTTGTATGTCACCGTGATTGCGATCGCCACCTACACCGTTCCCACGATTGTACAACGGCTAGTTGTCGAACCTAACGAACTCGCACGCGAAACGCCCTACATCCAGCGCAGTATTGCTTACACGCGTCAAGCGTTTGATTTAACCCGAATTGAGGTAGAAACCTTTAACCCGCAACCAACGCTAACCGCTGCTGACTTAGAAGAAAACGATCTCACAATTCGCAATATTCGCTTGTGGGATACGCGCCCTTTACTGGAAACGAATCGTCAACTACAGCAAATTCGTACGTATTACAGCTTCCCGTATGCGGATATCGATCGTTACACGCTCCTCAGCACAGTTCCTGGCGAAACAACCGAACGCCGCCAAACGATCATTGCTGCTCGCGAACTCGACTATAACGCTATTCCCCCACAGGCACAAACTTGGGTCAACCAACATCTTGTCTATACGCACGGCTACGGCTTTACCCTAAGTCCAGTCAATACTGTAGCTCCCGGAGGCTTGCCAGACTACTTTATTCAAAATATTGGTGTTGATGGTGAAGATGGGGCTTTAGAAATTGCCAATGAACAAATTCGCGCCAGTGTTCCTATCGGACAGCCACGTATCTACTACGGAGAAATTACGAATAATTACATCATGACAGGTACGCGCGTCCAGGAGTTGGATTATCCCAGTGGCAATGAAAACGTCTACACCACGTATGACGGTCGTGGCGGAATCGGGATCGGCGCATTTTGGCGGCGGCTATTATTTGCGCAATATCTCAAAGACTGGCAAATGCTGCTGACGCAGGATTTTACGCCGCAAACAAGATTGCTATTTCGACGTAATATTAGACACCGAGTGCAAGCGATCGCCCCGTTTTTGCGGTACGACAGAGATCCCTATTTAGTCGCAGCAGATGGTGGTAATACGACACTGACAGGTGAAAATACTTATTTGTATTGGATTATAGATGCGTATACAACCAGCGATCGCTATCCGTACTCCGACCCTGTTGCCGATGACTTTAACTATATTCGCAACTCGGTTAAAGTTGTCATTGATGCTTACAACGGCTCAGTAGATTTTTACATTGCCGATCCTACTGATCCCATCATTCATACAATATCAGCAATTTTTCCTGGGTTCTTAAAACCACTAGAGGCGATGCCAGCAGCTTTACGCAGTCATATTCGTTACCCCATTGATCTTTTTAGTACGCAGGCTGAGCATTTGTTAGCGTATCACATGATTGATGCCCAGGTCTTTTATAATCGCGAAGATTTGTGGCGAATTCCCACAGAAATTTATGGTACCCAACCACAACCAGTCCAACCGTATTTTTTAATTACGCGCATTCCCACAGAAGAAACCGAGGAATTTATTCTGCTCATACCATTTAACCCCGTATTACGTCCTAACTTAATTGGTTGGCTAGCAGCGCGTTCTGATGGCGAACAGTACGGTCGGCTGTTGTTATATGAGTTTCCGAAACAACTTCTCGTTTTTGGACCTGAGCAAGTTGAAGCAAGGATTAACCAAGATCCTGTAATTTCACAGCAAATTTCACTATGGAATCGTCAAGGTTCGCGCGTGATTCAAGGAAATTTACTAGTTATCCCTATAGAAGAGTCTTTGTTGTACGTAGAACCGCTTTATTTAGAGGCAGAAGAAAACAGTTTACCAACATTTGTGCGAGTGATTGTTGCCTACGAAAACCGCATTGTAATGGCAGAAACATTGCAACAAGCACTCGATGGTATTTTCCAGCCAGAAACAACGCCTGCAACACCCATTATTCGTCCTGTGGAGGAGAATTAA
- a CDS encoding glutamyl-tRNA reductase has product MNIAVVGLSHKTAPVEVREKLSIPESQTESAIAHLLTYPHIEEVAILSTCNRLEIYIVARETQQGIQEVTQFLAEHSKLPASSLRQHLFIFLHEDAVMHLMRVAAGLDSLVLGEGQILAQVKQTHKLGQQYNGIKLILNKLFKQALTAGKRVRTETSIGTGAVSISSAAVELAQLKVQNLAACRVTIVGAGKMSRLLVQHLIAKGAAQICIINRSRQRAEELANQFRQIDLQLYSMSEMMSVMATSDLVFTSTAATEPLLDRAKLEAALEPNRPLMLFDISVPRNVHADVNELSFVQAFNVDDLKAVVAQNHESRRRMAMEAEKLLEEEVNAFEVWWRSLDTVTTISCLRDKVETIREQELEKALSRLGSEFAEKHQEVIEALTRGIVNKILHDPMVQLRSQQDIEARKRCMQTLQMLFNLDVGEQFS; this is encoded by the coding sequence ATGAATATTGCGGTAGTGGGACTCAGTCATAAAACAGCCCCAGTCGAAGTTAGAGAAAAGCTAAGTATTCCAGAATCACAAACTGAAAGCGCGATCGCGCATCTCCTAACATATCCACACATTGAAGAAGTTGCGATTCTCAGCACGTGCAACCGCCTAGAAATTTATATTGTCGCGCGGGAAACACAGCAGGGTATTCAAGAAGTTACCCAGTTTTTGGCAGAGCATAGTAAACTTCCTGCGTCAAGCTTGCGGCAACATTTATTTATCTTTCTGCATGAAGATGCCGTGATGCACTTGATGCGCGTCGCAGCGGGATTGGACAGCTTGGTATTAGGAGAAGGGCAGATTCTAGCCCAGGTAAAGCAAACACACAAGCTAGGGCAACAATACAACGGCATTAAATTAATTCTTAACAAACTATTTAAACAAGCGCTCACGGCTGGAAAGCGCGTCCGTACAGAAACAAGTATTGGGACAGGCGCAGTGTCAATTAGTTCGGCAGCAGTCGAACTAGCACAGCTAAAAGTTCAAAATCTCGCTGCTTGTCGGGTGACGATCGTTGGCGCGGGTAAGATGTCGCGCTTACTCGTACAGCATCTCATTGCCAAAGGCGCAGCCCAAATTTGTATCATCAATCGTTCGCGACAACGCGCGGAAGAATTAGCAAATCAATTTCGCCAAATCGACTTGCAGTTATACTCGATGTCCGAAATGATGTCAGTGATGGCAACGTCAGATTTAGTATTTACAAGTACCGCAGCGACAGAACCACTATTGGATCGCGCGAAGCTAGAAGCAGCGTTAGAACCTAATCGTCCTTTAATGTTGTTTGATATTTCGGTTCCCAGGAACGTTCATGCGGACGTGAATGAGTTATCCTTTGTGCAAGCCTTCAACGTCGATGACTTGAAAGCTGTTGTTGCACAAAATCATGAAAGCCGCCGCCGCATGGCAATGGAAGCCGAAAAACTTCTAGAAGAAGAAGTGAATGCATTTGAGGTATGGTGGCGATCGCTCGATACCGTCACGACAATTAGCTGTTTGCGCGACAAAGTAGAAACAATTCGCGAACAAGAATTAGAAAAGGCATTATCGCGGCTCGGGTCAGAATTTGCGGAAAAACATCAAGAAGTGATCGAAGCATTAACACGCGGAATTGTGAACAAAATCCTGCACGATCCGATGGTACAACTGCGATCGCAGCAAGATATCGAAGCCCGCAAGCGCTGTATGCAAACCTTGCAAATGTTGTTTAACCTAGATGTAGGAGAACAATTTAGTTAA
- the glpX gene encoding class II fructose-bisphosphatase — protein sequence MENTLGLEIIEVVEQAAIASARWMGKGEKNTADQVAVEAMRERMNKIYMRGRIVIGEGERDDAPMLYIGEEVGICTREDAKEYCNPDELVEIDIAVDPCEGTNLVAYGQNGSMAVLAISEKGGLFAAPDFYMKKLAAPPLARGHVDINKSATENLKILSECLNRAIEELVVVVMDRPRHKELIQEIRQAGARVRLISDGDVSAAISCAFSGTNVHALMGIGAAPEGVISAAALRCLGGHFQGQLIYDPEVVKTGLIGESKESNIARLKEMGIDNPDKVYNADELASGDTVLFAACGITPGTLMEGVRFFKGGARTQSLVISSQSRTARFVDTIHMFEEPKTLQLR from the coding sequence GTGGAAAACACATTGGGGTTAGAAATTATTGAAGTTGTCGAACAAGCTGCGATCGCCAGTGCGCGCTGGATGGGCAAAGGCGAAAAAAACACCGCTGACCAAGTTGCTGTAGAAGCAATGCGCGAGCGAATGAACAAAATCTACATGCGGGGTCGCATTGTTATCGGTGAAGGCGAACGCGATGATGCTCCGATGCTTTATATCGGAGAAGAAGTCGGCATTTGTACCCGCGAAGATGCCAAAGAATACTGTAACCCCGACGAGTTAGTCGAAATCGATATCGCTGTTGACCCTTGTGAAGGTACGAACTTAGTCGCCTACGGACAAAATGGCTCGATGGCGGTGCTGGCGATTTCCGAAAAAGGTGGTTTGTTTGCAGCACCTGACTTCTACATGAAAAAATTGGCTGCGCCACCTCTAGCACGCGGTCATGTTGATATCAATAAATCGGCTACCGAAAACCTGAAAATTCTTTCTGAGTGCTTAAATCGTGCAATTGAAGAATTAGTCGTGGTTGTTATGGATCGCCCCCGCCACAAAGAGTTAATTCAGGAAATTCGCCAAGCGGGTGCGCGAGTACGCCTAATTAGCGATGGTGATGTTTCGGCCGCAATTTCTTGTGCCTTTTCAGGAACAAACGTTCATGCATTAATGGGCATTGGAGCAGCTCCCGAAGGCGTCATTTCGGCTGCTGCTTTGCGGTGTTTAGGCGGACACTTCCAAGGTCAACTGATCTACGATCCAGAAGTAGTAAAAACAGGTTTGATCGGTGAAAGCAAAGAAAGCAACATCGCACGACTCAAGGAAATGGGCATTGACAACCCAGATAAAGTTTACAATGCTGATGAGCTAGCATCTGGCGATACTGTACTATTTGCGGCTTGCGGCATTACTCCAGGAACTTTGATGGAAGGTGTCCGTTTCTTTAAGGGAGGCGCGCGCACTCAAAGTTTGGTTATCTCCAGCCAGTCTCGAACAGCGCGTTTTGTCGATACAATTCACATGTTTGAAGAACCAAAGACGTTGCAACTGCGATAA
- the grxC gene encoding glutaredoxin 3: MFDLNLLLNRHPEQVKANVEIYTWQMCPYCIRAKLLLWWKGVNFTEYKIDGNSAARNQMAERAKGRRTVPQIFINDRHVGGCDDLYQLNAQGQLDALLAQPAAV; encoded by the coding sequence ATGTTTGACCTCAATTTACTTCTCAATCGCCATCCTGAACAAGTTAAAGCGAATGTAGAAATTTACACTTGGCAGATGTGCCCGTATTGCATTCGCGCCAAACTACTTTTGTGGTGGAAAGGTGTCAATTTTACGGAATACAAGATTGACGGCAATTCAGCTGCCCGAAATCAGATGGCAGAACGCGCCAAGGGGCGACGCACGGTGCCGCAAATTTTTATCAACGATCGGCATGTCGGCGGCTGTGACGACTTATATCAGCTAAATGCACAAGGACAATTAGACGCTTTGTTAGCGCAACCAGCAGCTGTTTAG
- the tadA gene encoding tRNA adenosine(34) deaminase TadA, with amino-acid sequence MNSTPIIDHPEYLIHRQWMSQAIALAQAAGEANEVPVGAVIVDSAGNFVASAQNRRERDKDPTAHAEILALRQAGQVLHNWYLSNCTLYVTLEPCPMCAGAIIQARLKLIVYGADDPKTGAIRTVANIPDSACSYHRIAVIGGILESTCRAQLQAWFAKQRQLKHKKAAKDEEL; translated from the coding sequence GTGAATTCTACGCCAATTATTGACCATCCAGAATATCTCATACATCGCCAATGGATGAGTCAAGCGATCGCGCTTGCGCAAGCAGCAGGAGAGGCAAATGAAGTACCTGTAGGAGCGGTGATTGTTGACTCCGCAGGCAATTTTGTTGCAAGTGCACAAAACCGCCGAGAAAGAGATAAAGATCCTACAGCTCATGCTGAAATTCTAGCTTTACGCCAAGCCGGTCAAGTTCTGCACAATTGGTACCTCAGCAACTGCACGCTTTATGTAACCTTAGAACCCTGCCCAATGTGCGCAGGTGCAATTATCCAAGCTCGGCTGAAATTAATCGTTTATGGCGCAGACGATCCCAAAACTGGAGCAATTCGCACAGTGGCGAACATCCCCGATAGTGCGTGCTCGTATCACCGCATCGCAGTTATTGGCGGTATTCTCGAATCAACGTGTCGCGCCCAACTCCAAGCATGGTTTGCCAAGCAGCGACAACTGAAGCACAAAAAAGCCGCGAAAGACGAAGAGTTATGA
- a CDS encoding 1-acyl-sn-glycerol-3-phosphate acyltransferase, which translates to MKTKVAPPTSSNTSRVSPWLAQLVYPLGSHVVLPFFFSKLEVIGQENLPTTGPVILAPTHRSRWDALLVPYATGRLVTGRDLRFMVSADEVRGIQGWFIRRLGGFPIDTKHPAISTLRHGVELLQAGEMMVIFPEGNIFRDGKLHPLKPGLARIALSAESSQPGLGVKIVPIHLCYSQPYPRWGCEVTIRIGSPISVADYNTGSIKQNAKALTTDLEAALQALNAREAGLPTEQASEVKSNDSISDDSIASF; encoded by the coding sequence ATGAAAACCAAGGTGGCTCCTCCTACTTCCTCTAATACATCTCGTGTTTCACCTTGGTTAGCTCAGCTTGTCTATCCGTTGGGAAGTCATGTTGTCTTGCCATTTTTCTTTAGTAAACTTGAAGTCATCGGACAAGAAAACCTACCTACTACAGGACCAGTGATTCTTGCACCGACACATCGCTCGCGTTGGGATGCTCTACTAGTACCTTATGCTACAGGCAGACTTGTAACGGGAAGAGACTTACGCTTCATGGTATCTGCAGATGAAGTGCGAGGCATCCAGGGTTGGTTTATCCGCCGCTTGGGAGGATTTCCAATCGATACGAAGCATCCGGCGATTTCTACGCTGCGTCATGGAGTCGAGCTACTGCAAGCAGGAGAAATGATGGTGATTTTTCCAGAAGGCAACATTTTTCGTGATGGTAAGCTTCATCCCCTCAAGCCAGGACTAGCGCGTATTGCTTTGAGTGCAGAATCAAGCCAGCCTGGATTAGGAGTCAAAATTGTGCCAATCCACTTGTGTTATAGTCAACCTTACCCTCGATGGGGCTGCGAAGTAACAATTCGCATTGGCTCGCCAATATCAGTTGCAGATTATAATACAGGCTCAATCAAGCAAAATGCTAAAGCGCTGACCACAGACTTAGAAGCTGCACTGCAAGCTCTGAATGCTCGCGAGGCAGGATTACCAACAGAACAAGCATCAGAAGTCAAAAGCAATGATTCGATTTCTGATGATTCAATCGCTAGTTTTTAG
- a CDS encoding BolA family protein, which translates to MISPQQVEEMIRSQIPDAQVQVQDLTGGGDHYQVTVVSSQFENKGLVQQHQLVYGALRQAMSSEAIHALALKTYTPQAWQAVS; encoded by the coding sequence ATGATAAGCCCCCAACAGGTTGAGGAAATGATTAGGTCACAAATTCCAGATGCCCAGGTTCAGGTGCAAGACTTGACGGGTGGTGGCGATCACTATCAAGTAACGGTGGTTTCGTCTCAATTTGAGAATAAGGGACTAGTGCAACAACATCAACTAGTGTACGGCGCTTTACGGCAAGCCATGTCCTCCGAAGCTATTCACGCCTTAGCACTAAAAACTTACACTCCTCAAGCTTGGCAGGCAGTTAGTTGA
- the grxD gene encoding Grx4 family monothiol glutaredoxin: MTPEVQARIEDLIKQNKIMVFMKGTKLMPQCGFSNNVVQILNVLGVPFETVDVLADPEIRQGIKEYSNWPTIPQVYINGEFVGGSDILIEMYQKGELQQMVEVALAS, translated from the coding sequence ATGACTCCAGAAGTGCAAGCGCGCATTGAAGATCTGATTAAACAGAACAAAATTATGGTGTTTATGAAAGGGACAAAGTTAATGCCCCAATGCGGTTTTTCTAATAACGTTGTCCAAATTTTAAACGTTTTAGGTGTCCCTTTTGAAACTGTCGATGTCTTGGCAGATCCTGAAATTCGTCAAGGAATCAAAGAGTACTCAAATTGGCCTACAATTCCACAAGTTTATATCAATGGTGAATTTGTTGGTGGCTCAGATATTTTGATTGAAATGTACCAAAAAGGTGAATTGCAACAGATGGTAGAAGTTGCACTTGCTTCATAA
- a CDS encoding DUF6761 family protein yields MLQDPLTIRFYQKLTDALVEMWNRGYRADDLRLYLDGYLAALRHSNAIEPYLIHRLEEEAARFLYDPFNFELSQPEPESDYY; encoded by the coding sequence ATGCTTCAAGATCCTCTCACAATACGCTTTTACCAAAAACTCACCGACGCCCTCGTCGAAATGTGGAATCGCGGCTACCGTGCCGATGATTTACGACTTTATCTCGATGGTTACTTAGCAGCGTTACGTCACAGTAATGCTATTGAGCCTTACTTAATCCATCGATTGGAAGAAGAAGCTGCTCGCTTTCTTTACGATCCGTTTAACTTTGAATTATCACAACCCGAACCTGAATCAGACTATTATTAG
- a CDS encoding response regulator transcription factor: MGSVCIEIVEGNPHLRSLLSWHLQQVGYRVHQAASLYQAQEVFLVRQPTLVILDGELKDGDSIEFCRWLQRQQQPLILMLSTRNSEADIVAGLKAGADDYLTKPFGMQEFLARVEALIRRKRTPVAPAYLDYGALQIDLVQRRVCFHGEFIDLTPQEFSLLYVLAQAGGLPLSRLELLRRAWPEAIDNPRTIDTHVLSLRKKVERDPRQPSLIQTVRNVGYRFNMELLNNNVNHAPEIVHRKQSTEHANPQHSALSSQF, from the coding sequence GTGGGTTCGGTTTGTATTGAAATTGTTGAGGGAAATCCGCATCTGCGATCGCTACTTAGTTGGCATTTGCAACAAGTCGGCTATCGAGTACATCAAGCAGCGAGTCTTTATCAAGCACAAGAAGTCTTTTTGGTTCGGCAACCAACGCTAGTGATTCTTGATGGCGAACTGAAAGATGGCGACAGCATAGAATTTTGTCGCTGGTTGCAACGACAGCAACAGCCCTTAATTTTAATGCTATCGACCCGCAACTCAGAAGCAGATATTGTCGCAGGTTTAAAGGCAGGCGCGGACGACTACCTGACAAAACCTTTTGGGATGCAAGAGTTCCTTGCACGCGTGGAAGCTTTAATTCGCCGCAAACGCACGCCAGTAGCACCCGCATATTTAGATTACGGCGCGTTGCAAATCGACTTAGTGCAGCGACGCGTCTGTTTTCACGGAGAATTCATCGATTTAACTCCGCAAGAATTTAGCTTGCTCTACGTCTTGGCACAAGCTGGGGGACTACCCTTAAGTCGGTTAGAGTTGCTGCGTCGTGCTTGGCCTGAAGCGATTGATAATCCACGGACAATCGATACTCACGTGTTATCACTGCGCAAGAAAGTCGAACGCGATCCGCGACAGCCAAGTTTGATTCAAACGGTGCGGAATGTAGGCTATCGATTCAATATGGAACTGTTGAATAACAATGTCAACCACGCACCAGAAATTGTGCATCGCAAACAATCTACAGAACACGCAAATCCGCAACATTCAGCACTCAGTAGCCAGTTTTAA
- a CDS encoding Gfo/Idh/MocA family protein — protein sequence MAQQTIGVALVGTGFGQKVHLPGFQAHHRTQVVAVYHRDRDRAQEIAQAHNIPHACQTIAEVVSLPEVQAVSIATPPFLHYEMAKPVLQARKHLLLEKPTTLSVSEAQELYRLAQANRVVSALDFEFRFVPAWQRFAELLSEGVVGQKRLIKIDWLVSSRADAARPWNWYSQKAKGGGALGALASHTFDYINWLFGSVKRLFARLNTAIPMRPDPDTGEMKPVDADDTCMLLLELADGTPCDVCISASTFQGRGHWIEVYGDRGTLVLGSDNQKDYVHGFRLWAASAGEPLTEVEIPQRLDFPRTYPDGRIAPFIRVVDRWVQGIDAGKSLTPSLKEGVYSQLLMDLSHTSNDRGTWVDVPDLTSI from the coding sequence GTGGCTCAACAAACTATTGGCGTAGCACTCGTCGGAACTGGTTTCGGTCAAAAAGTCCACTTGCCTGGATTTCAAGCGCATCATCGCACGCAAGTGGTTGCTGTCTATCACAGAGATCGCGATCGCGCCCAAGAAATTGCCCAAGCGCATAATATTCCTCATGCTTGTCAAACAATTGCAGAAGTTGTTTCCCTACCAGAAGTACAAGCTGTGAGTATTGCCACACCGCCGTTTCTCCATTACGAGATGGCAAAACCAGTCCTGCAAGCAAGAAAGCATCTCTTACTCGAAAAACCAACTACACTTTCTGTATCAGAAGCACAAGAGTTATACCGACTTGCGCAAGCTAATCGCGTCGTTAGCGCGCTTGATTTTGAATTTCGGTTTGTTCCTGCATGGCAACGTTTTGCGGAACTGCTCAGCGAAGGAGTTGTCGGGCAAAAACGCTTGATAAAAATTGATTGGCTAGTTTCTAGCCGTGCGGATGCTGCGCGACCTTGGAATTGGTATTCGCAAAAAGCAAAGGGTGGTGGTGCGTTGGGTGCTTTGGCTTCGCACACATTTGATTACATTAATTGGCTATTTGGTTCTGTAAAGCGGTTATTTGCCCGCTTAAATACTGCAATTCCGATGCGTCCAGACCCTGATACAGGAGAAATGAAGCCTGTCGATGCTGATGATACGTGTATGTTGCTCTTAGAGTTAGCCGATGGAACTCCTTGTGATGTTTGTATCAGTGCAAGTACATTTCAAGGGCGAGGACACTGGATCGAAGTTTATGGCGATCGCGGTACTTTAGTTTTGGGCAGTGACAATCAAAAAGATTACGTGCATGGTTTTCGCCTCTGGGCTGCAAGTGCGGGCGAACCTTTAACTGAGGTTGAAATTCCGCAGCGTTTAGACTTTCCGCGAACTTATCCTGATGGTCGGATTGCGCCGTTTATTCGCGTTGTGGACCGCTGGGTTCAAGGAATCGATGCAGGTAAGTCTTTGACACCTTCTTTAAAAGAAGGCGTTTATTCACAGCTACTGATGGATCTCAGTCATACGTCAAACGATCGCGGTACTTGGGTAGACGTTCCTGATTTAACAAGTATTTAG
- a CDS encoding DUF427 domain-containing protein, whose amino-acid sequence MPKAIWNGAILAESDRTEVVEGNHYFPPDSINKEYFKDSSTHTTCPWKGIASYYSIEVNGQVNKDAAWYYPEAKEKAKNIEGYIAFWRGVKVEP is encoded by the coding sequence ATGCCGAAAGCAATCTGGAATGGGGCTATTTTAGCCGAAAGCGATCGCACCGAAGTTGTCGAAGGTAATCACTACTTTCCGCCCGACAGCATCAATAAAGAGTATTTCAAAGACTCTTCAACGCACACTACTTGTCCTTGGAAAGGTATAGCAAGTTACTACAGTATTGAAGTAAATGGACAAGTGAATAAAGACGCGGCGTGGTATTATCCAGAAGCGAAGGAAAAAGCTAAGAATATCGAAGGTTACATCGCATTTTGGCGCGGCGTCAAGGTTGAGCCGTAA